CACTTTCCACCTGTTCGCAAATATACGGCAAGGCTACAATAGCGATCCCATTGAACAGGATGATACCTCCTGAAAGGATCAGCGACTCGATGGACAGTCCTTCAGCGCCTTTAGTAGTAAGATGCAGATAACAGTAGTACGATTGGATGGTGGTCACAGAGAAGAGTGCTGTGTAGACGGTGAGAAATAGAGGTCCAAAGTAAGCTTCAATCTTCTGTCCAAGATCGATTGTACGCGATACAATTGCGAGAATTTGTAAGTCGTCGAACATTTCACGCCTTCCCACCGGATGTATGTCCTCGTGCCCGGGCGTTTCCTCATCTAGCTTAATCAGGGTCGCAAAGCTGATGATGGTTTGACGTTCCGAGGCAAACATTTGGCCCTGTCGATAGTACTGCTCCACCAGAGTGTTGAGACGTCGGAACCGTGCATGCAACCAGGAGATAAGCACATACGCGTGAAAGAATGCCATGGCATAGATTACGAACGGTATCTGATGTGACAGCCAGTACCAAACTTCGATCGTAGAAAGCTTTACGAACGACACAAAGCCATCGTAGATTGTGAATGATGAAAGTGCCAGCAAAACTGAtccgaaacgaaaaagaaatggcATTCGTTTGCTTCCCGCCGTATCGTGCACGTTGTAATTGCTTAGCTCACGATCGATGATTAAAAATCCGTCCAGAATCGAGCTCAACTCATCCGGTTTAAGCTGTGGAACAACCCACGCCGCCGTCAGTGCGATCGTGTTCATTATAAACTGGATGTGGTTAGCGATCCCCGTGATCAGTGCCGTTCTGCTTTCGACGAAGAACGTTTCAACCAGCGCAATCCAGGCagccagcaccagcagcaacacgaTCAGAATCATCCACCGAGTACTGCGCACAACGTACCGATCCTTCTGCTTCACCATTTGTCCCGGTGTTAGAGCAAACAGTCGAAAACACTTGAACGTGAAGTGAAACAGCTGCTCGAACCCAAACTCGCCGATGGTAGGTTGCGTTACGACCGGCTTCGATGGCATCGCCAGGTTAATGATGGACACCTTTCGCTTGCTAATCCACTTCGACATGGCTGACGACTGTTTGCTGTAGCTGTGCCGACCAAACGCACCGAACTGTTAGCAGCGATTTCCTCAAGCAGCAGTTTTATGAAACGAACGGACGAACAAAAGGGCAAAAGTTTTGTGCCTCCAGCAGCGGAATAATGGAAGTGTATTGTGCAATTTTGTGTGGAAGTTTTTCAACGTTGGCTGCCCTTCTCGATGAAGCtatccttccctttttttcctttctgtgaTCGACTGTGCTGATTACCCAACCATTGGACTGCCCGCAGATGCTTGCTTTTCCATGCGCCATAGCTCGAAGTGTATTCTTCTACTCAATTCATCGATTTTTAGCAGCAAGCAAGTCGGACGGCGCTAAAGGAGAAAGTTTTTCGGTTATCAATGAGGcaagaaatattttaccatCCCTGCCTGCAGCTTTC
This genomic window from Anopheles maculipalpis chromosome 2RL, idAnoMacuDA_375_x, whole genome shotgun sequence contains:
- the LOC126556117 gene encoding gustatory receptor 23a, whose amino-acid sequence is MSKWISKRKVSIINLAMPSKPVVTQPTIGEFGFEQLFHFTFKCFRLFALTPGQMVKQKDRYVVRSTRWMILIVLLLVLAAWIALVETFFVESRTALITGIANHIQFIMNTIALTAAWVVPQLKPDELSSILDGFLIIDRELSNYNVHDTAGSKRMPFLFRFGSVLLALSSFTIYDGFVSFVKLSTIEVWYWLSHQIPFVIYAMAFFHAYVLISWLHARFRRLNTLVEQYYRQGQMFASERQTIISFATLIKLDEETPGHEDIHPVGRREMFDDLQILAIVSRTIDLGQKIEAYFGPLFLTVYTALFSVTTIQSYYCYLHLTTKGAEGLSIESLILSGGIILFNGIAIVALPYICEQVESESKLLMSYLSKLSMKHGQVAQHSSIWFPNLISSVRFSALGFFTINYNMLSGLVAGMVTYLIIFIQFNSMVPAEKGDIHQTRKHSMPND